The Triticum aestivum cultivar Chinese Spring chromosome 3A, IWGSC CS RefSeq v2.1, whole genome shotgun sequence genome includes a region encoding these proteins:
- the LOC542970 gene encoding protein GIGANTEA, giving the protein MSVSNGKWIDGLQFSSLFWPPPHDVQQKQAQILAYVEYFGQFTSDSEQFPEDVAQLIQSCYPSKEKRLVDEVLATFVLHHPEHGHAVVHPILSRIIDGTLSYDSHGSPFNSFISLFTQSSEKEYSEQWALACGEILRVLTHYNRPIFKVADCNNRSDQATASCSAQEKANYSPGNEPERKPLRPLSPWITDILLTAPLGIRSDYFRWCGGVMGKYAAGGELKPPTTAYSRGAGKHPQLMPSTPRWAVANGAGVILSVCDEEVARYETANLTAAAVPALLLPPPTTPLDEHLVAGLPPLEPYARLFHRYYAIATPSATQRLLFGLLEAPPSWAPDALDAAVQLVELLRAAEDYATGMRLPKNWLHLHFLRAIGTAMSMRAGIAADTAAALLFRILSQPTLLFPPLRHAEGVEVQHEPLGGYVSSYKRQLEVPASETTIDATAQGIASLLCAHGPDVEWRICTIWEAAYGLLPLNSSAVDLPEIVVAAPLQPPTLSWSLYLPLLKVFEYLPRGSPSEACLMRIFVATVEAILRRTFPSETSESSKRPRSQSKNLAVAELRTMIHSLFVESCASMNLASRLLFVVLTVCVSHQALPGGSKRPTGSENHSSEEATEDPRLTNGRNRVKKKQGPVGTFDSYVLAAVCALSCELQLFPILCKSATNSNVKDSIKILKPGKNNGISNELQNSISSAILHTRRILGILEALFSLKPSSVGTSWNYSSNEIVAAAMVAAHVSELFRRSRPCLNALSSLKRCKWDAEISTRASSLYHLIDLHGKTVSSIVNKAEPLEAHLTFTSVKRDDEQHIEENGTSSSGSGNLEKKNGSASHMKNGLSRPLLKCSEEARRNGNVASTSGKVPATLQAEASDLANFLTMDRNGGYRGSQTLLRSVISEKQELCFSVVSLLWHKLIASPETQMSAESTSAHQGWRKVVDALCDVVSASPAKASTAIVLQAEKDLQPWIARDDEEGQKMWRVNQRIVKLIAELMRNHDSPEALIILASASDLLLRATDGMLVDGEACTLPQLELLEVTARAIHLIVEWGDPGVAVADGLSNLLKCRLSPTIRCLSHASAHVRALSMSVLRDILNSGPLGSTKIIQGEQRNGIQSPNYQCTAANTVNWQADVERCIDWEARSRRATGMTLAFLTAAANELGCPLPC; this is encoded by the exons ATGTCAGTGTCAAATGGGAAGTGGATTGATGGGCTCCAGTTCTCATCACTGTTCTGGCCCCCGCCACACGATGTGCAGCAGAAACAG GCACAAATTTTAGCCTATGTTGAGTACTTTGGTCAGTTCACATCTGACAGCGAGCAATTCCCGGAGGATGTAGCTCAG CTAATTCAAAGTTGCTATCCATCAAAAGAAAAGCGGTTGGTAGATGAAGTATTAG CAACTTTTGTTCTCCATCACCCTGAGCATGGTCATGCAGTTGTACATCCAATTCTTTCACGCATCATAGATGGGACACTGAGTTATGATAGTCATGGTTCCCCATTCAATTCCTTCATCTCTTTATTTACCCAAAGTTCTGAG AAAGAGTACTCAGAGCAGTGGGCCTTGGCCTGTGGagaaattcttagagttctaactCACTACAACAGGCCAATCTTTAAAGTTGCAGACTGTAACAACAGATCTGACCAGGCCACAGCAAGTTGTTCTGCACAGGAGAAAGCTAATTACTCTCCAGGAAATGAACCCGAACGGAAGCCATTGAGGCCATTATCTCCTTGGATCACAGATATTTTGCTAACTGCACCTTTGGGCATTAGAAGCGACTATTTTAGATG GTGTGGTGGAGTTATGGGAAAATACGCAGCTGGTGGAGAATTGAAGCCTCCAACAACTG CTTACAGCCGAGGAGCTGGCAAGCACCCACAACTCATGCCATCCACCCCAAGATGGGCTGTTGCCAATGGAGCTGGAGTTATTTTAAGTGTCTGTGATGAGGAAGTAGCTCGTTATGAGACAGCAAACTTAACCGCGGCAGCTGTTCCCGCCCTTCTGCTACCTCCACCGACAACACCCTTGGATGAGCATTTGGTGGCAGGGCTACCCCCTCTCGAACCATACGCTCGCTTGTTTCATAG ATACTACGCAATTGCCACACCAAGTGCTACGCAAAGATTGCTTTTTGGTCTTCTTGAAGCACCACCGTCATGGGCTCCAGATGCACTTGATGCAGCAGTTCAGCTTGTTGAACTCCTTCGGGCAGCTGAAGATTATGCTACTGGCATGCGG CTTCCAAAAAATTGGTTGCATCTTCATTTCTTGCGTGCGATTGGAACTGCAATGTCTATGAGGGCTGGTATTGCTGCTGATACAGCTGCTGCGTTGCTTTTTCGCATACTATCCCAACCAACGTTGCTTTTTCCTCCACTAAGGCATGCTGAAGGAGTTGAAGTGCAACATGAACCACTGGGTGGCTATGTATCATCATACAAAAGACAG CTGGAAGTTCCTGCATCTGAAACCACAATTGATGCCACTGCACAAGGCATTGCTTCCTTGCTGTGTGCTCATGGTCCTGATGTTGAGTGGAGAATATGTACCATCTGGGAAGCTGCCTATGGTTTGTTACCTCTGAATTCATCAGCAGTTGATTTACCCGAAATCGTTGTAGCTGCTCCGCTTCAGCCACCTACTTTGTCATGGAGCCTATACTTGCCACTGTTGAAAGTATTTGAGTATCTACCTCGTGGAAGTCCATCTGAAGCATGCCTTATGAGAATATTTGTGGCAACAGTTGAAGCTATACTCAGAAGAACTTTCCCTTCGGAAACCTCTGAATCATCTAAAAGACCAAGAAGTCAATCCAAGAACCTTGCTGTTGCTGAACTCCGTACGATGATACATTCACTCTTTGTTGAATCATGTGCTTCAATGAACCTTGCTTCCCGGTTGTTGTTTGTAGTATTAACTGTTTGCGTCAGTCATCAAGCTTTGCCAGGGGGCAGCAAAAGACCAACTGGTAGTGAAAACCATTCTTCTGAGGAGGCCACTGAGGACCCAAGATTAACCAATGGAAGAAATAGGGTCAAGAAGAAACAAGGGCCTGTTGGTACATTTGACTCGTATGTGCTGGCCGCTGTTTGTGCCTTATCTTGTGAGCTTCAGCTGTTCCCTATCCTTTGCAAGAGCGCAACAAACTCAAATGTAAAAGACTCTATAAAGATCCTGAAGCCTGGAAAAAACAATGGGATCAGTAATGAGCTACAGAACAGCATTAGCTCAGCAATTCTCCATACTCGTAGAATTCTTGGCATCCTGGAAGCTCTTTTCTCCTTGAAGCCATCATCAGTTGGTACCTCCTGGAACTATAGTTCAAATGAGATAGTTGCAGCGGCTATGGTTGCCGCTCATGTTTCTGAGTTATTTCGCCGGTCGAGGCCATGCCTAAATGCACTATCTTCACTGAAGCGATGTAAGTGGGATGCTGAGATTTCTACCAGGGCATCATCCCTCTACCATTTGATCGACTTGCATGGTAAAACTGTGTCCTCCATCGTGAACAAAGCTGAGCCTCTAGAAGCTCACCTGACTTTTACATCAGTAAAGAGAGATGATGAACAACACATTGAGGAAAATGGCACCAGCTCATCGGGTAGTGGCAACTTGGAAAAGAAGAATGGTTCAGCCTCACACATGAAAAATGGTTTGTCAAGACCACTCTTGAAATGCTCAGAAGAGGCTAGGCGAAATGGTAATGTTGCAAGTACATCCGGGAAAGTTCCTGCAACTTTACAGGCTGAAGCTTCTGATTTGGCGAACTTCCTTACCATGGATAGGAATGGCGGTTATCGAGGCTCTCAGACTCTCCTAAGATCTGTTATCTCAGAAAAACAGGAACTATGCTTCTCTGTTGTCTCATTGCTCTGGCATAAGCTTATTGCATCTCCTGAAACGCAGATGTCTGCAGAAAGTACATCAGCTCATCAAGGTTGGAGAAAG GTTGTAGATGCTCTTTGTGATGTTGTTTCAGCCTCACCAGCCAAGGCTTCAACTGCTATTGTTCTGCAG GCTGAGAAGGACCTACAGCCCTGGATTGCTCGAGATGACGAGGAAGGTCAGAAGATGTGGAGAGTCAACCAGCGAATAGTTAAACTGATAGCTGAGCTTATGAGGAACCATGATAGCCCAGAAGCATTGATAATTCTTGCTAGTGCTTCAGACCTTCTGCTTCGTGCTACAGATGGGATGCTTGTCGACGGTGAAGCTTGTACCTTGCCTCAGTTAGAG CTCCTGGAAGTAACTGCTAGAGCTATTCATCTCATCGTTGAATGGGGAGACCCAGGCGTAGCAGTTGCTGATGGCCTCTCAAATCTGTTAAAG TGCCGTCTATCACCTACCATCCGCTGCCTCTCCCACGCCAGCGCACATGTACGAGCGCTCAGCATGTCCGTCCTCCGTGACATCTTGAACAGTGGACCACTAGGTTCCACTAAGAtcattcaaggcgagcaacggaaCGGCATCCAAAGCCCAAACTACCAATGCACGGCAGCAAACACGGTGAACTGGCAAGCGGATGTCGAGAGATGTATAGACTGGGAAGCCCGCAGCCGCCGCGCCACCGGGATGACCCTCGCCTTCCTCACCGCTGCGGCTAACGAGCTCGGCTGCCCCCTTCCTTGCTGA